GTAGGGATGGGGGTAACTGGTGAGCGCCTGGGGGCCCACTGCACGCCGGTACACGTCCAGGGCGTTCAGTACCTGGTGCACCACCTCCTGGTGGGAGCGTTTCATGTAGAAGGTGATGCTCACGCTCTCGCGGATCCTCAGCACACCTTTTTGGCTGTTGATTCGTATGCGCGGGTAGTGCTCGCTCATCAGTTGATTCCATCGATTGTGACAGCGCCAGGCTCGCGCTTACCTGCGAGGAGTGCGTCTTTGTACATCTGTTTCTGGCCCTTCAAATGGTGGGGATGCCCCTTGGGATAACTCCCCCAGGAAGGACCCTTGTCGGACGGGCAGGGGAACTTGAAGTCGTAGATGCGCTGGACCTGATTCGGATTGCGCGGGGCGTGAAGAACGAGGTCGGGCACCAGCGAGCCCCAGAGTTGGCTCTTCAGTCCGAGTTGGAGCCACTCCGCCACCTGGGCGGGGTCGATCCATCGCCATGACCCCGTGGAGGGGTCCTTCTGATAGGTGGGCTCCACGCTGACGTTCTCCGCGAAGCGCTCGGCGAATGCGGTTCGTGCACACTCGAGCGCCAGCTTGTGCTTCCGGGCCCCGAGCTCCATGGCTCGTGTCACCTCCGTGTTGCCCTCCCGGCGGACCACTTTCCGGCACTGCTCAGCCGTGGGCTCCCTTCCTTGTAGCTCCTCGTCCTCCTTGTTGACCTGCTCATTCGCCTCCTGGGCGCACTGGACCAGGGTCCGCTCGACGAACTGGATGTCCGCCTCTTGCAGCACCATCTCCATGGTGGTGGCGGTCCGGGCGGCGTCCACGGTACGAGACACCCAGGGGATGATGGCCTCCTCGCCCGGCCTCGTGATGTAGCAGGCGGGGTTGCGCAGACAGCCGTTCGTCGCTGAATCCACGGTCTGCGCGTAGGCACCGGGCGCATGAAGGCTCACTCCGGCGCATCCCGAGAGCAGCACGAGCACGACTGGAAATCCAAAGAGGGGCGGAGCAGTGAAACGGGTGGACACGTCGCGGTCTCCTGGGTTGACGACGGTGAAGTCCCCATGAGAGCAGAGTCCACCATGCCCATCACCCAGCTCGAGGTCTCCGGGTACCGCTCGGTGCGCCAGCTCGTGCTGCCCGTGGGGCCGCTCACCGTCATCGTGGGGCCCAACGGCAGCGGGAAGACCAACCTCTACCGCTCGCTCTACCTGTTGTCCGCCTCCGCCGATGGACGGCTCGCCCAGGCGCTCGCGGAGGAGGGTGGTGTGCCCAGCGTGCTGTGGGCCGGCTCGCGCGACAAGAAGCCCGTGCGCATGACCGTGGGCGTCACCCTGGATGACCTCGCCTACGAGCTCAGCCTCGGCCCGGTGCCGCCCGCCGCGGGCAAGGACCGCGAGTCCCCCAGCCTCTTCAACCTGGACCCCGAGGTGAAGGAGGAGTACCTGTGGACCGTGGAGTCCAAACGCCGCGCCGTGCTGATGGAGCGCAAGGACCGCACCGCCTTCCTGCGCGACTCGGAGGGCAACCGCACCACCTTCCCCATGCAGCTGTGGGCCGGCGAGTCGGTGATGGCGCAGCTCTCCGAGCCACACCGCTTCCCGCGCCTCGCCGAGCTGCAGCGCGCGTTGCGCATGTGGCGTTTCTACCACCACTTCCGCACCGACCCCGAGGCGCCCCAGCGCTCGCCCCAGGTGGGCGTGCGTACGCCCGTGTTGGCGCATGACGGCAGGGACCTCGCCGCCGCGCTGCAGACCATCATCGAGATTGGTGACGCCGAGGGCCTGGAGCGCGCCCTCGAGGATGCCTTCCCGGGCTCGCGGGTGGAGATCCAGGCGCCGCAGGGCCGCTTCAGCCTCTTCCTCCACCAGCCGGGGCTGCTGCGCCCGCTGGCGGCTCGCGAGCTGTCCGACGGCACGCTGCGCTACCTGTGCCTGCTGGCCGCGCTGCTGAGCCCGAGGCCGCCCGCCTTCCTCGCGCTCAACGAGCCGGAGACGAGCCTGCACCCGGACCTGCTCGAGCCCCTGGGTCGGCTCATCGTGGACGCCTCCATGCACAGCCAGGTCTGGGTCACGACGCACGCGGAGCCCCTGGCCCAGGCCATCGCGAAGCGCTCGCGCGCGGAGCCGGTGCGGTTGACGAAGGAGCTCGGCGCCACGGTGGTGACGGGCCGCGACGTGCCGGAGGAGTAGGCGCCAGGTGGGGGCATGCCCGGCGCGCCTTCAGTGCATGGCCTTGCCCGGCTCCGAGTCCTCGTTGCCACCCTTGCTCCGCGGTCGCTCCGTCCTCGGCAGCGTGAAGTAGAAGGCGGCGCCCTCGCCTGGAATGCTCTCCGCCCAGATGCGCCCGCCATGCGCCTCGACGATGCCCTTGGCGATCGCCAGCCCCAGTCCCGCTCCCGCGCTCCGCGTGTGCTCGGCCTGCCAGTACGCGTCGAAGATGTGCGGGAGATCCGCCTCCTTCACCCCTGGCCCGGTGTCCTTCACGCAGAAGCGGGCCTCCTCGTCGCACCCCTCGACGAAGACGGTCACCTGGCCCCCGGCGGGGGTGAACTTGAGCGCGTTGCCCACCAGGTTGGAGAACACCTGGAAGATGCGCCCCCGGTCCACGAACAACCGGCAGTCGCGCGGCTTCCGGTCCACCACCAGCCGGATGGAGCGCTCGTGCGCGATGGGCTCGAACGCATCGGTGACCTCCTCCATCAGGACGTCCAGGGGGGTCTCCTCGGGGGCGATGGCCAGCCCCTCGGCCTCGATCCGGGCGGCGTCCAGCAGGTCGGAGATCAGCCGGCTCATGCGCTCCACCGAGCGTCCGATGAGGTCCGCGTTGCGGTGGACGACCGCGGCCTTCTCCCCGAGCTCCTGGGTCCGCTTCAGCAGCGCGGCGGCGCCGCCGATCGCCGTGAGCGGGTTGCGCAGGTCGTGGGACACCACCGCGACGATGTGGTCCCTCAGCCTCACCGCGCGCTCGGTCTCCCGGTACAGCCGGGCATTGTCGATGGACATGGCCACCCGGCGGCCCACGTCCTCGGCGAAGGCGACGAAGTCCGCGTCGTACTGGCGCGGCCCGCCGGAGGAGACGAGCGTCAGGGCTCCCACCATGTGTCCGCGTGCCACGAGGGGGATGGACACGTACTTCTCGAAGCCGAGCTCCCGGAGCCGCTCCATGTGCCGTTCATCCCGGGCGAACGCCGCCATCATCGACGTGTCCACCTGGCTCACGAGGACCGACTGGCCGGTGCGCATGACCTTGCGCGGGCCTCCGGCCAGCTCCAGGAAATCGGGCTGCAGGCGCTCGAGCTCCTCGAGCAGCCGCTGCTTCTCCGGGGACTCGTGGTGCATCAGGCAGATCCGCCCGCTCCGCCCCGGCTCCACGGTGTGGATGACGCACCAGGAGGCGAACAACGGCACGATGAGGTGGGCGAGCTTGCGCAGATTGTCGTCGGAGTCCAATGACGCTGAGAGCACCGCTCCCAGGTTGGCGAGGAAGTTCTGCTGCTCCTCGATGCGCTTACGCTCGGTGAGGTCCTGGAGGATCTTCGCGTAGCCCTGGAGCTTCCCCTCCTCGTCGTACATGGCGGTGATGGTGAGGGAGGCCCAGAAGGGCGAGCCGTTCTTCCTGCAACGCCACCACTCGTCCGTGGCGAAGCCGCACAGCCGCGCCCGCTGCAGGTTGCGCTCGGGGCGTCCCGCCTTCGCGTCCTCCGGCATGTAGAGCCGCCGGAAGTGCTGGCCGATGATCTCCTCGGCCTTGTAGCCCTTGATGCGCTCGGCGCCCTCGTTCCAGGTCGAGACCTTCCCCTCCGCGTCGAGCATGAAGATGGCGTGGTCCTTCACGCTGTTGACCATCATCCGGAAGCTGGTCTGGCTCGCGTCGAGCGCCTCCTGGGCCGTCCGGGTGGCGGTGACGTCCCGGAACAGCGTGACGAAGCCCTCGGGGCTGGGCGTGATGGTCACCCGCAGCCACTGGCCGAGCGAGGGGAGGTGCTCCTCGAACTCCACGGCCTGGTGCCGCTCCATCGCGTCGATCTGCCCCTTGAACAGCCGGGAGTCTCCGAGCGTGGGGGGATCCTCCCAGAGCGAATGGCCCTGGAGCATCCGGGGAACCCGCTCGGAGTCACCGTAGAGGACGCGCAGCGCCGGGACGTTCACGTAGGTGATCCGCCACTGCCGGTCCACGATGAGGATTCCATCCGGCAATCCATCCACCACCGCGCGCAGGTCAGTGCCCACCGGGGGCAGCTCGGCCTGAAACCGGGCGTGCTCGAGGCGGACGAACTCGACGCTCGAGGTGGCCGTGCTCTCGTCGAGCGCGGCCAGGAGCCGCCGCAGCTCCGGGGCCGCCAGGGGCTCCTCGCGTTGGAGGACCCCGAGCATCACCTCGCGGAGCAGGCTGTACTCGAGGAGGATCTGATCGAGGGAGAACCCGCCGAGCTTCGAGCGCTGCTCTCCATGCTCCTTGCCCAGCTCCCGGAGCTTCTGCTGCGCGGAGGACTCTCCGGCCATCCACGCGGCGTAGTGGAGGATGCACTCGGGCAGGGAGTCGATGATGAGGCTGGCGGGCTTGTCCTTCGCCGCGGGGACACGGGCCCGGACAGCGGCCAGCCAGTCCTGGCAGATGCTGTCGCGCGAGCGTCTGATTCGTGCCGAGGTGGCCTGGGCGGGGCCGGGGGCGCGAATGTCGTCCATGGTCACAAGCTGGGCGGGGTGGGGTGGCGGCGGAAGGGAGGGCTGTCCGCCGGGCGAGCCCCCGCCCTTCCGGAGGACGGGAGCCGCGAGGTCCGTGGGCCCACCCACGACTCGCTCACGTGCCCTGGATGTCCGGGGTGCTCGGCGTGTCCGTCATCCGAGCCTCGGAGGTCTCCACGCCCGTGTCCTCTCCGGTGTGCTCCATCTCCATGCGCAGGCCGTTCAGGAAGTTCTCCCGATCCCTCGCGTCCATCGCGCCGAGCACCCGGGAGGCGATCATCCGCATCACACTGAGCTGTGCATGGAAGGGCAGTTCGAAGACCTGATCGATGAGCTTCGTCACCGACTCGCCAGCGCTCCGCTGGGGCGTGTCCAGGGTCATGCCCATGCCCGCGCCCGTGTCCATGCCGGTATGGCGCTTCACCGTCTCCGTCCCGTTGCCGAAACCGTGAACCGGGACGCCCCGGATGCCGGTCTCCATGTGATGCTGGGGCATCTCCATCGCGGCGGCTTCGCGGATGGTCATCTGGCCCTTGCGCTTGTCGGGGTGGTTCTCGGTCGTGGGGGTGATGATGTCCTTGTCGTCCTGGGTCATGGGGTCGCTCCTCGGGGGGTAGGGGCTGGGGGCCCGTGGCCTCCAGTCATGCCCCTTGTCCTGAGCTATGCAGGCCCCGGGTTCGCACCCAGTCACGAGAGAGCGGCGATGCCCTTGAATGCCCGCTAGCATCGGGTGCTCCGCTGCCCCCCGGCCGCCAGACCACGTGCAACCCGACTCGGAAGGATTCACCTTTAGACACGTTATGACCTCACGCGACGCCATTGCCGTTCCTGATGACGACTTCCAGCTCCTCATGAGCGTGCTGCCCGCGGCGCTGAAGGCCGCGGTCCGGGATCTGCCGCCCGGGGAGGTGCTCGAGGTGGTGATGGACCTTGGCCGCCCGCCCGAGGCCCGGCTCACCAGCCGGGTGGTGCGCCTGTCCGAGACCCCCATTACCCGCGAGGATCTGGCCCATGTGCTCGCGCAGGTGGGCACGGTGAGCGAGGACAACCGCGCCGGCATCGAGCGCACCCTCCACCGCGTCTCCGCCATCCGCAACCGGCAGGGCAAGGTGGTGGGCCTCACGCTGCGCGTGGGCCGCGCCATCTACGGCACCATCGACATGCTCAAGGATCTCATCGCCTCGGGCCTGAACATCCTGCTGCTCGGCCGGCCCGGTGTGGGCAAGACGACCAAGCTGCGCGAGGTGGCCCGCGTGCTCGCCGATGACCTGGGCAAGCGCGTCATGGTGGTGGACACCTCCAACGAGATTGGTGGCGACGGCGACATCCCCCATCCGGGCATCGGCGGCGCGCGCCGCATGCAGGTGTCGCGGCCGGACCGCCAGCACGACGTGATGATCGAGGCGGTGGAGAACCACATGCCGGAGGCCATCATCGTCGATGAGATCGGCACCTCGGCCGAGGCCTCCGCGGCCCGCACCATCGCCGAGCGTGGCGTGCAGCTGGTGGCCACGGCCCACGGCAACACGCTGGAGAACCTGGTGCTCAACCCCACGCTGTCGGACCTCGTGGGCGGCGTGCACACCGTCACGCTCAGCGATGAGGAGGCGCGGCGGCGCCGCACGCAGAAGACGATCAACGAGCGCCGCGCCCCGCCCACCTTCGACGTGGTGGTGGAGATGGTGAGCCGCGACGAGGTGCTGGTGCACCGCGACACCGCCCAGTCGGTGGACCGGCTGCTGGCGGGGGAGAACGTGGGCGGCGAGCGGCGCCAGCTCGTCGAGGGCGAGGTGGAGGTGAAGGAGGAGCCGCAGTCGGTGGCCCCGCTGCCCGTCCGGTCCTCCGAGCTCCCTGCCACCGCGGCGTCCCGGGCGGCCCCGCGCCGGAGCGGCGGTGCCCAGCCCGGCCTGCGCCAGGGCACCACGCGCGTCTATGCCCACGCCGCCAGCCGGGACCTGCTCGAGCGGGTGCTGCGAGACCTGGGCCCGGACGCGCGGGTGGTGGGTCGGCTGGAGAACGCGGATGTCATCCTCACGCTGCGCTCGCGCGCCAATGATCCGAAGCTGCGGAAGATCTCCGAGAAGACGGGAGCGCGGGTGTTGGCCATCAAGCGCAACAGCTCGTCGGAGATGCGGCGGGTGCTGCGCGACGTCTTCCTCATCGCCGAGGGCGTGGACGAGGAGCAGGTGCGCGAGGCGGTGGCCGAGGCCGAGCACGCCATCCAGCGCGTGTTGAGCGAGAGCGTGGTGGTGCCGCTGGCCCCGAGGCCGCCCCGGCTGCGCAAGCTGCAGCACCGGCTCGTCTCGCGCTACCACCTGGAGACGGTGAGCCATGGCAGCGAGCCCCAGCGCCACCTCATCATCTACCCGCTGGGCGCGCTGGTGGACATCCCCCGGGACCAGCAGGACATGGAAGGCGAGGAGGGCGTGGAGGGCATGGCCTGAGGCCGCGCTCCCCTCACACCCTCCCGGGTGACACGGGCCCTCAGCCGCCCATGTGCGGCTGATCGTCCCGAGGCTCCTTCGACTGCTCGTCCCGCTCCCGCGGTTCCAGCGCGCCGTGGGCCATGGGCCTGCCCTCCATGGGCCGCACGCGCACGCGGTTGTGGACGTCGTGCACCCCGCGCACGTTGGCGGCCATGTCCTCGATGGCGCGCTTCTGCCAGCGCTCCTCCACCGTGCCACTCAGCGTCACCTCGCCCTGGGCGACGGTGACCTCCACGTCGCCCACGTCCACGGGGCCCTCCATGAGCCGCTCGCAGACGTCCTCGCGGATGCGGTCATCCGCGCGCTGGTAGCCCCGCGGCGGACGGGCGGGGCCGCGCTGCCGGCCTTCCATCCGGTCCAGCTTCGCGTCGTAGCTGCCCGGGCGGTAGCCGCGCTCGTAGGCACCGAGCCCGCCGTAGCCTCCCTGGTTGTAGCCGCGCTCGGCGCCGGACGAGCCGTAGCCCGGGCGGCCCGGCTCTCCGCGCTGCGTTCCGTCGTCCCGCACCGGGCGCTCCATGCGCCGCGCGCGCACGGGGAAGCGTTGCTCCTGGCCTTGGCTGTCGTTGTCTCGCTGTGCCATGTGGACTCCTCTCCTGTCGGATGTGTGGGGCACCGCCCTCACGAGTGCAGCGTCCGGTCCTGCCGCGTTCCCGAGTCCCGCCGCGAGTCGTCCTCGCGCGGCTGCTCGCGGGCGACGCGGAGCTCGTTGTTGACCTCCTTCACCCCGAGCACCTCCTCGGCCAGGTCCTCGATGGCGCGCTTCTCGTCGCGGCTCTTCACGGTGCCGGTGAGGGTGACCTCGCCCTTCGCCACCTGGACGGAGACGTCGTCGGCATCCATCCAGCCCTGCATCAGCCGGTCGCAGATGTCCTCGCGGATGCGGTCATCCGAGCGCTGGTAGCCGCGCGGCCCCCGGCCCTGGCGGCGCGGCGGCTCCGGGGACTGCTCGTCGTACGGGTAGGCGCCCTGCATGCCGCCGCGGCCCGCGCCGTGGCCCATGTCCCGGTCCATGTCGCGCGTGGGGCTGGTGGAGTAGCCGGTGCGCGGGCGCTGCTCGATGTACGAGGACTGCACGCGCGGCGGCTGGTAGTCGTCATCACCGAAGCCCCGGGTGCCGAAGCCCCGGTCGCGGCCCTGGTCCTGGCTCCAGCCCCGTCCCCAGCCGTAGCGCTCGGAGTCCTCGCGGCTGCCGCTCGCCCCCAGCCCGTACTGGCCCCGGTCCCAGCGGTCCGTGTCGTAGGGCTGCGTGCGCTGGGCGCCGGGCTCGCCGTAGCGGTCGAAGTCGCCCCGCACCCGATCGCGCGACAGCTCGCTCCAGAAGCCCTCGCCGAACTCCTCGCCGGGCCCACCCGCGCGGCGCACGCCCGGAGCGCCGCGCATCAGCCCGCCGCGGTGGTACTCCTCGCGGCTGTCCTGGTCGAAGCGGCCCCGGTCCTCGTCACCGCCGTACTCGTAGCCCCGGCCGTAGCGGCCCACCTCCTGGTCGCTGAAGCCGCTTCCCCTCATGCCTTCGCCGCCTCCGCGTCCGGAGCGGCCGCGGCCCCGGTGCTCGTCCCGGCCCCGGCCCGGTCCCCGGTCCTCGCCGCTGTAGCCGCGCACGCGGCCCATGTCCCGCCCGCGCTCCGTGGTGTCCCGCCGGTTGCCGCGCTCCGGGTCCTGGCCCCGCCCCTGCCACTCCACGTCCGACCGCCGCCTGTCCGCCATCGCCGCCTCCTTGGGGTATGGATTGCCCTGAGGGTCGTACCGGCTCGCACCTCCGGCAAGGGGGCGTCCGCGGCAGGCCGTCCGGCTATCCCTCCCCGCGGGACGAGGCCTCCGCCCAGCGCTCGACCCAGGTACGCCGTGCCACCCATGCCACCACCAGGGACACCGCTCCGAGCAGCCCCAATTCCAGGCCCTCGGGGTGACGCACCGCGCAGGCGCCGACGAGCAGTCCGGCCAGCAACACCAGGAACGTGGACAGTCCGTGGTGGAAGCGGGCGACGTCCGTGCGCGGCCAGGAGTCGTCTTCCGCACGGGCCTTGCGTCCCATGGCCACCATTCCCCGCGCCACGGCCAGCAGGAAGAGCGCGTAACCGCAGGCCCACAGCACCTCGTCGTGGATGCTCATGGTTGTCCCTCGAACGGTCCGGCCGCGCCGTCCACCCGGGTGAAGAGCGGGGCGGGCTCCGGACCGGTCTGTTCCGTGTGCGGCACCCGGTGGCGCACGCCCCGCCAGCACAACAGCACCAGGGGCAGCACGCCGCCGAGGATGAAGAGGGCATCCCCGGGCAGCCGCATCCACTCGAGCAGCTCCACGCGCTCGCTGGTGAGGAAGTCGAGCTGGCGCGCCTCGTGGTAGCCGTGGCTGACGGACTCGTGCAGCTGCAGCACGCCCAGCGGGAAGAGGGTGGCGAACACCATCCACGCCAGCCCGAGGTTGAGGGACCAGAAGCTGAGCTTCGCGGCGCGCTCGGACCAGCGCTCCTCGGGGATGAGGTAGCGCAGGGCGAAGAGCGCCAGCGCCACGGCCAGCATGCCGTAGACGCCCATCATCGCCGCGTGGCCGTGGTTGGAGGTGAGCGCGGTGCCAATCTCGTAGTACGACACGATGGGCAGGTTGATGAGGAAGCCGAAGACACCGGCGCCCAGGAAGTTCCAGAAGCCCACCGACACCAGGAAGAGGATGGCCCAGCGGTGGGGGAAGGGCGCGTGGGACTTCGCGTCCTGCTCGCGGCCGAGCCGCAGGAAGCTCCACGCCTCCACGGTGAGGAAGGTGAGGGGGATGACCTCGGCGGCGGAGAAGAAGGCGCCCAGCGCCATGTGCTCCGCCGGGGTGCCGGAGAAGTACAGGTGGTGCATGGTGCCGATGACGCCGCCGGCCGAGTACAGGATGACGTCCAGGTAGATGACGCGCAGGGCCACGCGCTCGGACACCACGCCCAGCAGCACGAAGATGTAGGCCACCATGAGGGTGGTGAAGAGCTCGAGGAAGTCCTCCACCCACAGGTGCACTACCCAGAAGCGCCAGAACTCGGTGAGGGTGAAGTGTGAATCGGGCCGGGCCAGCAGGCCCACCGCGTAGAAGGCGGGGATGGCCAGTGCCGAGTAGAAGAAGAGCCAGGGCATGTTGGCGGCGCTCTCGGTGCGCAGCTGGCGCCGCAGCACGCGGAAGAGCAGCACCACCCAGAAGAGCAGCCCCACCGACAGCAGCACCTGCCAGAAGCGCCCGAGGTCCAGGTACTCGAAGCCCTGGTTGCCGAACCACACGCTGGTGGTCCACCCGTGGATGCCGGCGAGCTCACCCGCCATGCTCCCGAACACCACCACCGCGAGCGCCCCCAGCAGCCCGTAGGCGAGCCAGTGCTGCCCGCGAGGCTCGTGGCCGGCCACCAGGGGCGCCAGGAAGATGCCGGCGGCCAGGTACGAGGTGGCCACCCAGAGCAGGGCGAGCTGCACGTGCCAGGTGCGCGCGAGGTTGAAGGGCAGGAGGGTGGCCAGGTTGAAGCCGAAGAAGCTGGCCAGCTCCGCGCGGTAGTGCTGCGTGGCGCCGCCCAGCAGCGCCTGCATCAGGAAGAGCACCGCCATCACCAGGAAGAACCACGCGCACGCGCGCTGGGACGGGGTGAGGGACACCTCGCTGGGGCGGCGGAAGGACACCGTGCGCTGCTCGTGGCCGTGCCAGCCGAGGAAGTTCCACCGTCCGAAGACGGCCATCAGCAGGCCAATGCCTCCCAGCAGCGCGATGAGCGAGAGCACGCTCCACACCACCATGGGGCCCGTGGGGCCGTTGCCCACGCGCGGCTCCGGGGGCCAGTTGTTGGTGTACGTGTAGTCCTTGCCCGGCCGCAGGGTGGAGGACGTCCACGCCGTCCAGGCGAAGAAGGCGGTGAGCCGCCGGGTGTCCGCCTCGTCCGTGATGGCGCCCGGCCGCAGCCCCATCGCGGTGTCCGGCCGCGAGAAACTGGCGTGGTAGTGCTTCGCCAGTGTCTCGAAGGCCTCGGCCTGCTCCGCCGTGAGGACGAGCGTGCCGGTGTCCGCCGCGTACCGGTTCTCCTTGAAGTCCTTCACCGTGCGCGGCGCCGCCGCATCCTCCTGCCCGCCGATCCGCTCGCGCACGAAGAGGGCCGAGCGGCGCAGGTAGTCCGCCGTGTAGTCCGGCCCCAGGTAGGCGCCGTGGCCGTACACCGAGCCGTACTGCATCAGCCCGTTGCGCAGGAAGATCTCCTGTCCGGCCAGGATGTCCTCCCGGGTGTAGACGGTCCTGCCGTCCGGGGTGACGGTCCGCTCGGGAAGTGGGGCGCTGTCCGTATGGGCCCGGTAGGCGAGCAGTCCCAGGACGAAGAAGCCGAAGAGCATCACCAGGACGGCGGCCTGCACCCAACCCCTGGACAGGAGGAACTCGCGTCGTCGCGGCTCGGCGTTCATCCCCACTCCTTCGTGTGCCTCGGGTCTGGAGTGCCGTGCTCCTGGATCAACACCGTACTGGCAAGAGTTTGGTGTGGCACCGTGTGCGGTGCATCCACTGCTCAACGAGCCTGACGTGGAGAGTGTTGGGAGTTGAATGGCGACACGACCAAGGAACACCATCGCCACCAACGGCATGGCGACGCCTTCGACTTCAGCGGGAGTCAGCCCAGGTGGCGATACGCAGTCCAGATGGAATGTGGGTAGCTCTCATGGGCAAGAGCGGCTTGCGTGGATGCAACAAAGTGCGAGCCAAATCCTGCCAACATTCCAATGCGAGCTGGTGAATACTGATGGCAAGTGGCTGAAATTACGACGTTTTTCGCGGCCTGTAGAATCGTTCAGGACGTCCCTGGACATGTTGTTGTCTGATGAACAGCTTGGATTTGGAGCTTGGAGGTACTGCCATGAAATCGGGACAAAGAAGAGCCAGTAAGCAAGTAAGCTCAAGAGAGGTCAAAGGGGCCAAGAAAGCAAGCGCTGGGCCTCCCTCCCGTGTGTATGTATCTCAGAACGATATTCCCTCCTGTTCATTGGAACAGGCACTTCGTATTGCTAGAGCCATCGCGGATGACTATGCGCTGCAGCCGGCATCGCCGCTTCGCGTAGCTAGTGCTCTTGGTGTTCAGCCCGATTCTGGATCTTTCAGGCAAATATGTGGAGCTGCAATCGCCTATGGCCTGACCAAAGGTGGGGCTTACTCTCAAGAGATCGGCCTTGAGCAACTTGGCCAACGGATCGTGCGTCCTCTGGATGAGGCTGATGGGCTGAGTGCTCGGCGTGAGGCACTTCTTCGCCCACGTGTTATCGGCGATTTCCTGCGAAAGTACGATGGTTCGAAGCTTCCTCGCGAGGAGATTGCCAAGAACGTGCTCCATGACATGGGTGTTCCGTTGGAGCGAACAGCAAAGACCTTTGAGCTGATAGTAGAGGGAGCTAGGGCTACCGGGTTGATTCAGCAGATAAATGGGACCCCCTACATTGAACTCGCTGGTGTTGCAGCACGGTCTCAGATGACTGCGAGTGACGCACAGCCACCTCCGACTGCGCAGCCTGTTCCCTCTGCTGAGCCTGCTGGGGTAATTCCCAAGTTTGACGCTGCGGATGTCCGGCCTGTTGCTCCTATCGATCCCGAAGCGACCAGCGAGCACTTGAGCAGGAAGCGCCGCGTCTTTATCGCGCACGGGAAGAATAGGGCATTTATTGAACCGCTCAAGAAGCTTCTCGGTTTTGGTGAGCTGGAAGCTGTTGTGGCTACTGAGCGAGAAACG
The sequence above is drawn from the Archangium gephyra genome and encodes:
- a CDS encoding AAA family ATPase — translated: MPITQLEVSGYRSVRQLVLPVGPLTVIVGPNGSGKTNLYRSLYLLSASADGRLAQALAEEGGVPSVLWAGSRDKKPVRMTVGVTLDDLAYELSLGPVPPAAGKDRESPSLFNLDPEVKEEYLWTVESKRRAVLMERKDRTAFLRDSEGNRTTFPMQLWAGESVMAQLSEPHRFPRLAELQRALRMWRFYHHFRTDPEAPQRSPQVGVRTPVLAHDGRDLAAALQTIIEIGDAEGLERALEDAFPGSRVEIQAPQGRFSLFLHQPGLLRPLAARELSDGTLRYLCLLAALLSPRPPAFLALNEPETSLHPDLLEPLGRLIVDASMHSQVWVTTHAEPLAQAIAKRSRAEPVRLTKELGATVVTGRDVPEE
- a CDS encoding ATP-binding protein produces the protein MDDIRAPGPAQATSARIRRSRDSICQDWLAAVRARVPAAKDKPASLIIDSLPECILHYAAWMAGESSAQQKLRELGKEHGEQRSKLGGFSLDQILLEYSLLREVMLGVLQREEPLAAPELRRLLAALDESTATSSVEFVRLEHARFQAELPPVGTDLRAVVDGLPDGILIVDRQWRITYVNVPALRVLYGDSERVPRMLQGHSLWEDPPTLGDSRLFKGQIDAMERHQAVEFEEHLPSLGQWLRVTITPSPEGFVTLFRDVTATRTAQEALDASQTSFRMMVNSVKDHAIFMLDAEGKVSTWNEGAERIKGYKAEEIIGQHFRRLYMPEDAKAGRPERNLQRARLCGFATDEWWRCRKNGSPFWASLTITAMYDEEGKLQGYAKILQDLTERKRIEEQQNFLANLGAVLSASLDSDDNLRKLAHLIVPLFASWCVIHTVEPGRSGRICLMHHESPEKQRLLEELERLQPDFLELAGGPRKVMRTGQSVLVSQVDTSMMAAFARDERHMERLRELGFEKYVSIPLVARGHMVGALTLVSSGGPRQYDADFVAFAEDVGRRVAMSIDNARLYRETERAVRLRDHIVAVVSHDLRNPLTAIGGAAALLKRTQELGEKAAVVHRNADLIGRSVERMSRLISDLLDAARIEAEGLAIAPEETPLDVLMEEVTDAFEPIAHERSIRLVVDRKPRDCRLFVDRGRIFQVFSNLVGNALKFTPAGGQVTVFVEGCDEEARFCVKDTGPGVKEADLPHIFDAYWQAEHTRSAGAGLGLAIAKGIVEAHGGRIWAESIPGEGAAFYFTLPRTERPRSKGGNEDSEPGKAMH
- a CDS encoding R3H domain-containing nucleic acid-binding protein, yielding MTSRDAIAVPDDDFQLLMSVLPAALKAAVRDLPPGEVLEVVMDLGRPPEARLTSRVVRLSETPITREDLAHVLAQVGTVSEDNRAGIERTLHRVSAIRNRQGKVVGLTLRVGRAIYGTIDMLKDLIASGLNILLLGRPGVGKTTKLREVARVLADDLGKRVMVVDTSNEIGGDGDIPHPGIGGARRMQVSRPDRQHDVMIEAVENHMPEAIIVDEIGTSAEASAARTIAERGVQLVATAHGNTLENLVLNPTLSDLVGGVHTVTLSDEEARRRRTQKTINERRAPPTFDVVVEMVSRDEVLVHRDTAQSVDRLLAGENVGGERRQLVEGEVEVKEEPQSVAPLPVRSSELPATAASRAAPRRSGGAQPGLRQGTTRVYAHAASRDLLERVLRDLGPDARVVGRLENADVILTLRSRANDPKLRKISEKTGARVLAIKRNSSSEMRRVLRDVFLIAEGVDEEQVREAVAEAEHAIQRVLSESVVVPLAPRPPRLRKLQHRLVSRYHLETVSHGSEPQRHLIIYPLGALVDIPRDQQDMEGEEGVEGMA
- a CDS encoding BON domain-containing protein, with the protein product MAQRDNDSQGQEQRFPVRARRMERPVRDDGTQRGEPGRPGYGSSGAERGYNQGGYGGLGAYERGYRPGSYDAKLDRMEGRQRGPARPPRGYQRADDRIREDVCERLMEGPVDVGDVEVTVAQGEVTLSGTVEERWQKRAIEDMAANVRGVHDVHNRVRVRPMEGRPMAHGALEPRERDEQSKEPRDDQPHMGG
- a CDS encoding BON domain-containing protein, with product MADRRRSDVEWQGRGQDPERGNRRDTTERGRDMGRVRGYSGEDRGPGRGRDEHRGRGRSGRGGGEGMRGSGFSDQEVGRYGRGYEYGGDEDRGRFDQDSREEYHRGGLMRGAPGVRRAGGPGEEFGEGFWSELSRDRVRGDFDRYGEPGAQRTQPYDTDRWDRGQYGLGASGSREDSERYGWGRGWSQDQGRDRGFGTRGFGDDDYQPPRVQSSYIEQRPRTGYSTSPTRDMDRDMGHGAGRGGMQGAYPYDEQSPEPPRRQGRGPRGYQRSDDRIREDICDRLMQGWMDADDVSVQVAKGEVTLTGTVKSRDEKRAIEDLAEEVLGVKEVNNELRVAREQPREDDSRRDSGTRQDRTLHS